The Deinococcus proteolyticus MRP genome includes a window with the following:
- the trpA gene encoding tryptophan synthase subunit alpha → MSRYGKVFAGLRERGEGAFVPFVTLGDPDIETSERIIRTLLDAGADALELGLPFSDPVADGPTIQAANIRALAAGAGLTAGLNIIRRVRADYPDVPVGLLVYANLVESFGLDEFYGGVAAVGADSVLVADVPLREGARFQAAAARHGVAPIFIAPPDASEERLRGVARESRGYVYLLARAGVTGTEGGTARPADAVVRTLRDAGAPPTLLGFGIASPEHVRAALDAGADGAISGSAVVRIIEQHQGDEAAMLAHLRDFVQEMKAATRPGAG, encoded by the coding sequence ATGAGCCGCTACGGCAAGGTGTTCGCCGGCCTGCGTGAGCGGGGCGAAGGCGCTTTCGTGCCGTTCGTGACGCTGGGCGACCCGGACATAGAGACGAGTGAACGCATCATCCGCACCCTGCTGGACGCCGGGGCCGACGCACTGGAACTGGGCCTCCCCTTTTCCGACCCGGTGGCCGACGGTCCCACCATCCAGGCCGCCAACATCCGGGCACTGGCGGCGGGCGCGGGCCTGACCGCAGGGCTGAACATCATCCGGCGGGTGCGGGCCGACTACCCGGACGTGCCGGTGGGCCTGCTGGTCTACGCCAACCTGGTGGAATCGTTCGGGCTGGACGAGTTCTACGGCGGCGTGGCGGCCGTGGGCGCCGACTCGGTGCTGGTGGCCGACGTGCCGCTGCGCGAGGGAGCACGCTTTCAGGCGGCGGCGGCGCGGCACGGGGTCGCGCCCATCTTCATCGCCCCGCCCGACGCCAGCGAGGAGCGCCTGCGCGGCGTGGCCCGCGAGTCACGCGGCTATGTGTACCTGCTGGCCCGCGCCGGCGTGACTGGCACCGAGGGGGGCACGGCCCGCCCAGCGGACGCAGTGGTCCGCACCCTGCGGGACGCGGGCGCACCGCCCACCCTGCTGGGGTTCGGCATTGCCAGCCCCGAGCACGTCCGGGCTGCCCTGGACGCCGGCGCGGACGGGGCCATCAGCGGCTCGGCGGTGGTCCGCATCATCGAACAGCATCAGGGCGACGAGGCCGCCATGCTGGCCCACCTGCGCGACTTCGTGCAGGAGATGAAGGCCGCCACCCGGCCGGGCGCAGGCTGA
- a CDS encoding ABC transporter substrate-binding protein produces MNKNLTLLLTGTLLLAACDSKTETTTTTTSGAAASDTASTDASGTAGATTSEGASSAPAVTPVANSADTLIIQQSADVPTLDPGTTYDTSSGQVVENMYETLVDYDGASLNKMVPALATEWEELEGGKQYRFTLRDGVKFHTGNPFTCADAEYTFQRNLVTNTSSSGNWFLSESLLGTPANANDDEDGLVTWKAIDGAVQCDGNVLVFNLPKVDPSFVPKLAYLGQGIVDSKHAKEIGEWDGTEATWKDAVGKELEGSALSKDPSGTGPFKLQSRDAGNIVVERFDDYWGDKPALKTVVLQIVPEEASRNQAFLNGDADVVEVAGGRPFIEQQLAGKPGVRIIDNLPNTYVFGISMNQSVDDPVNLGSAKLDGQGIPADFFSDINVRKGFIAAFDPQAYIEQVQSGKGTPRNFMLPDSFLGYDPSLPAAQFDMKAAEEYFKQAWGGKVWENGFTINASSRQGNLEHQTMMEMIKQNIESLNPKFKINLTQKQWSDILADARAGKEALTVATWAPDYADPDNFVHTFYHTDGYYNVRTGISDPELDKMIEEARSITDEAKRKDLYRQIATRAMDQGYFLMMPTNPQIRAVRDNVQGIDEGTYNPMRSFNMGVLWKNISKS; encoded by the coding sequence ATGAACAAAAACCTGACCCTGCTGCTGACCGGCACCCTGCTGCTGGCCGCCTGCGACAGCAAGACCGAAACCACGACCACCACGACCTCGGGCGCGGCTGCCTCGGATACAGCCAGCACGGACGCTTCGGGCACTGCGGGTGCGACGACCTCGGAAGGGGCCAGCTCGGCTCCGGCCGTCACGCCGGTTGCCAACTCGGCCGATACGCTGATTATTCAGCAGTCGGCCGACGTGCCCACCCTGGACCCCGGCACCACCTACGACACCAGCTCCGGACAGGTCGTGGAGAACATGTACGAAACCCTGGTGGACTACGACGGCGCCAGCCTGAACAAGATGGTGCCCGCCCTGGCGACCGAGTGGGAAGAGCTGGAAGGCGGCAAGCAGTACCGCTTCACCCTGCGTGACGGCGTGAAGTTCCACACCGGCAACCCGTTCACCTGCGCCGACGCCGAGTACACCTTCCAGCGCAACCTGGTCACCAATACCAGCTCCAGCGGCAACTGGTTCCTGAGCGAATCGCTGCTGGGTACCCCGGCCAACGCCAACGATGACGAAGACGGCCTGGTGACCTGGAAGGCCATCGACGGCGCCGTGCAGTGCGACGGCAATGTGCTGGTGTTCAACCTGCCCAAGGTGGACCCCTCCTTCGTGCCCAAGCTGGCCTACTTGGGCCAGGGCATCGTGGACTCCAAGCACGCCAAGGAAATTGGCGAGTGGGACGGCACCGAAGCGACCTGGAAAGACGCCGTGGGCAAGGAGCTGGAAGGCAGCGCCCTGTCCAAGGACCCCAGCGGCACCGGCCCCTTCAAGCTGCAAAGCCGTGACGCCGGCAACATCGTGGTGGAGCGCTTCGACGACTACTGGGGCGACAAACCGGCCCTCAAGACCGTGGTGCTGCAGATTGTGCCTGAGGAAGCTTCCCGTAACCAGGCGTTCCTGAACGGCGACGCCGACGTGGTGGAGGTGGCCGGTGGCCGTCCCTTTATCGAGCAGCAGCTGGCCGGCAAGCCGGGTGTCCGCATCATCGACAACCTGCCCAACACCTACGTGTTCGGCATCTCCATGAACCAGAGCGTGGACGACCCGGTCAACCTGGGCAGCGCCAAGCTGGACGGCCAGGGCATTCCCGCCGACTTCTTCAGCGACATCAACGTGCGTAAAGGCTTCATCGCCGCCTTCGACCCACAGGCCTACATTGAGCAGGTGCAGAGCGGCAAGGGCACCCCGCGCAACTTCATGCTGCCCGACAGCTTCCTGGGCTACGATCCCAGCCTGCCGGCTGCACAGTTCGACATGAAGGCCGCCGAGGAATACTTCAAGCAGGCCTGGGGCGGCAAGGTCTGGGAGAACGGCTTTACCATCAACGCGTCCTCGCGCCAGGGCAACCTGGAGCACCAGACCATGATGGAGATGATCAAGCAGAACATCGAGTCGCTGAACCCCAAATTCAAGATCAACCTGACCCAGAAGCAGTGGAGTGACATCCTGGCCGACGCCCGCGCCGGTAAGGAAGCCCTGACCGTGGCGACCTGGGCGCCCGATTACGCCGACCCGGACAACTTCGTGCACACCTTCTACCACACCGACGGCTACTACAACGTCCGCACCGGCATCAGCGACCCTGAGCTGGACAAGATGATTGAAGAGGCCCGCTCGATTACCGACGAAGCCAAGCGTAAGGACCTGTACCGCCAGATTGCCACGCGGGCGATGGACCAGGGCTACTTCCTGATGATGCCCACCAACCCGCAGATTCGCGCCGTGCGTGACAACGTGCAGGGCATCGACGAGGGCACCTACAACCCCATGCGCTCGTTCAACATGGGCGTGCTGTGGAAGAATATCAGCAAGAGCTGA
- a CDS encoding manganese catalase family protein, whose product MFYYDGKLQYEVRVDTPDPRFARMLQQAIGGVEGEIRVALQYLFQSFGARGPAKYRDMLLATGTEELAHIEMLATAVALNLEGASGAEKDLAAKNNPVVEAVMGGMDPRQFLSAGMAALAADANGVPFNGSHVYASGNLAADMYANVTAEATGRALACRLFELTDDPGMKDMLRFLIARDTMHQQQWLAVIEELGGHQGTLPIPNSFPIEEELREVSYTYFVPGVEGVPAPQGRWSEGPSLDGLGEFKLMVGQPFGQKPQLASPMPMAYAEKQQMVPADAAMPQDNVLTDDTRNS is encoded by the coding sequence ATGTTCTATTACGACGGCAAGTTGCAGTACGAAGTCCGCGTGGACACCCCCGACCCCCGTTTCGCCCGTATGCTTCAGCAGGCCATTGGCGGTGTGGAAGGCGAAATCCGCGTGGCCCTGCAGTACCTGTTCCAGTCGTTCGGCGCCCGTGGCCCCGCCAAGTACCGCGACATGTTGCTGGCGACCGGCACCGAAGAACTCGCCCACATCGAGATGCTCGCCACTGCCGTGGCCCTGAACCTCGAAGGGGCCTCCGGCGCCGAGAAAGACCTGGCCGCCAAGAACAACCCCGTGGTCGAAGCGGTGATGGGCGGTATGGACCCCCGTCAGTTCCTTTCGGCCGGCATGGCGGCGCTGGCGGCCGATGCCAACGGCGTGCCGTTCAACGGCTCGCACGTCTACGCGAGCGGCAACCTGGCCGCCGACATGTACGCCAATGTGACCGCCGAGGCCACCGGCCGCGCCCTGGCCTGCCGCCTGTTCGAGCTGACCGACGACCCCGGCATGAAGGACATGCTGCGCTTCCTGATTGCCCGCGACACCATGCACCAGCAGCAGTGGCTGGCCGTTATCGAAGAACTGGGCGGCCACCAGGGCACCCTGCCCATTCCCAACAGCTTCCCGATTGAAGAGGAGCTGCGTGAAGTCAGCTACACCTACTTCGTGCCGGGCGTGGAAGGTGTGCCTGCCCCGCAGGGCCGCTGGAGCGAAGGCCCCTCGCTGGACGGCCTGGGCGAATTCAAGCTGATGGTGGGCCAGCCGTTCGGCCAAAAGCCCCAGCTGGCATCCCCCATGCCGATGGCCTACGCCGAAAAGCAGCAGATGGTCCCCGCTGACGCCGCCATGCCCCAGGACAACGTGCTGACCGACGACACCCGCAACAGCTGA
- the trpCF gene encoding bifunctional indole-3-glycerol-phosphate synthase TrpC/phosphoribosylanthranilate isomerase TrpF: MSEVLKRIVAGRRGHLPELRGRYSDLSAEGLPPSTRSLKAALTSPQSAFILECKSASPSLGAIRAEYRPHELARIYSRYGSAISVLTEPDHFGGSYAHLSAVALSTHLPVLCKDFIVDEVQILAARYHGADAILLMLSVLDDSDYRRLAALAHSLNLDILTEVSSEEEMSRAAALGAEIIGINHRDLRDLSIDLSRSARLAPLAPAGAVLVAESGLKDNRTVRRIAPHVHGFLVGSSLCGEADVDRAARRLIYGEHKVCGLTRPEAAQVAAAAGAVYGGLIFAPGSPRRVSLEQARAITAAAPELDYVAVYTGHDPAEAAALAQELPLHAVQLHGRQDDAFVTALRERLPAGVQLWYALDMAASQPRPGMPVDRFVLDSGPGGTGQVFDWTQIPADLRDRSLLAGGLNPANAAAALQTGVPGLDFNSGLEREKGVKDAGLIAQVFTALRAY, from the coding sequence ATGAGCGAAGTCCTCAAGCGAATCGTGGCGGGCCGGCGCGGGCACCTGCCCGAGCTGCGCGGGCGCTACTCCGACCTAAGCGCAGAGGGGCTGCCGCCCAGCACCCGCAGCCTGAAAGCCGCGCTGACTTCGCCGCAGAGCGCCTTTATTCTGGAGTGCAAGAGCGCCAGCCCCAGCCTGGGCGCCATCCGCGCCGAGTACCGCCCACACGAGCTGGCCCGCATCTACTCGCGCTACGGGTCTGCCATCTCGGTCCTGACCGAGCCGGATCACTTCGGCGGCAGCTACGCGCACCTGAGCGCTGTGGCCCTGTCCACCCATCTGCCGGTGCTGTGCAAAGACTTCATCGTGGACGAGGTGCAGATTCTGGCCGCCCGTTACCACGGCGCCGACGCCATTTTGCTGATGCTGTCGGTGCTGGACGACAGCGACTACCGCCGCCTGGCCGCGCTGGCCCACTCGCTGAACCTGGACATCCTGACCGAGGTGAGCAGCGAAGAGGAGATGTCCCGCGCCGCCGCACTGGGGGCCGAAATTATCGGTATCAACCACCGCGACCTGCGCGACCTGAGCATCGACCTGAGCCGCTCGGCACGGCTGGCTCCACTGGCCCCGGCGGGCGCCGTGCTGGTGGCCGAATCAGGCCTCAAGGACAACCGCACGGTGCGCCGCATCGCTCCCCACGTTCATGGCTTTCTGGTGGGCAGCAGCCTGTGCGGCGAGGCCGACGTGGACCGCGCCGCCCGCCGGCTGATCTATGGCGAGCACAAGGTCTGCGGGCTGACCCGCCCCGAAGCTGCCCAGGTGGCCGCCGCTGCCGGGGCCGTGTACGGCGGGCTGATTTTCGCGCCTGGCTCGCCGCGCCGCGTCAGTCTGGAGCAGGCCAGGGCCATCACCGCCGCCGCGCCGGAGCTGGATTACGTGGCGGTCTACACCGGCCATGACCCTGCCGAGGCCGCCGCGCTGGCGCAGGAGCTGCCCCTGCACGCCGTACAGCTGCACGGCCGCCAGGACGACGCTTTTGTCACGGCGCTGCGTGAGCGGCTCCCGGCGGGCGTCCAGCTCTGGTACGCGCTCGACATGGCCGCCAGCCAGCCCCGCCCCGGGATGCCCGTAGACCGCTTCGTGCTGGACAGCGGCCCGGGCGGCACCGGCCAAGTGTTCGACTGGACGCAGATTCCCGCCGACCTGCGTGACCGCTCGCTGCTGGCTGGCGGCCTGAACCCCGCCAACGCCGCCGCTGCTCTGCAGACCGGCGTGCCCGGCCTGGACTTCAACTCCGGCCTGGAGCGGGAAAAAGGCGTCAAGGACGCGGGCCTCATCGCCCAGGTGTTCACGGCGCTGCGGGCTTACTAG
- a CDS encoding tyrosine-type recombinase/integrase: MTKDGNGGTGPGSAGGAEAELHQGTALQLRQSMETERPEDERRLKLARAVSEADLDRVVAMLPGAFRAPQHTVRSTLKWIFEAAERDGVNLLSPPEDFQAWLGAPLGETRSGPDTAKPNTVRTRLTLLGAMYRALHEEGLIRQDPLYGFKRPPAQRRLNYLPSRAAIERLIAQAEDPELRAALHLITRQAFQTGEVLDLKWSDIDPQRGTILRRRTETHLAPEVLQALQNLADKQGGWLFSRGHVLTIRTDAGFRQALWRACRSANVDYVPPSHLRQAALRDFGQILTYQDAGYVSPKAYAEALELAQGVLEGQVAKAGADPVGGRGRAKEG; encoded by the coding sequence ATGACAAAAGACGGGAACGGTGGGACTGGGCCCGGCAGTGCAGGCGGGGCGGAAGCGGAGTTGCACCAGGGGACGGCACTGCAGCTGCGCCAGAGCATGGAAACGGAACGGCCCGAGGACGAGCGCCGGCTCAAGCTGGCCCGCGCCGTCAGCGAGGCTGACCTGGACCGGGTGGTGGCGATGCTGCCTGGCGCTTTCCGGGCGCCGCAGCACACGGTGCGCTCCACCCTGAAATGGATTTTCGAGGCGGCCGAGCGCGATGGCGTGAACCTGCTCAGCCCCCCGGAAGACTTCCAGGCCTGGCTGGGGGCCCCGCTGGGCGAGACCCGCAGCGGCCCTGACACGGCCAAACCCAACACGGTCCGCACCCGCCTGACCCTGCTGGGAGCGATGTACCGCGCTCTGCACGAAGAAGGCCTGATTCGGCAGGACCCGCTGTACGGGTTCAAGCGTCCACCTGCGCAGCGCCGGCTCAACTATCTGCCGTCGCGGGCAGCCATCGAACGCCTGATTGCCCAGGCCGAAGACCCGGAACTGCGGGCCGCCCTGCACCTGATTACCCGGCAGGCGTTCCAGACCGGCGAGGTGCTGGACCTGAAGTGGTCCGACATCGACCCGCAGCGCGGCACCATCCTGCGCCGCCGCACCGAAACCCACCTGGCCCCGGAGGTGCTGCAAGCCCTGCAGAACCTGGCCGACAAGCAGGGCGGCTGGCTGTTTTCGAGGGGCCATGTGCTGACCATCCGCACCGACGCGGGCTTCCGGCAAGCGCTGTGGCGGGCCTGCCGGAGCGCGAACGTGGACTACGTCCCGCCCTCGCATCTGCGGCAGGCGGCGCTGCGCGACTTCGGGCAGATTCTGACCTATCAGGACGCCGGCTATGTCAGCCCCAAAGCCTACGCCGAGGCGCTGGAGCTGGCGCAGGGCGTGCTGGAGGGGCAGGTAGCGAAGGCTGGCGCCGACCCTGTGGGTGGCCGGGGCAGGGCGAAAGAAGGCTGA
- a CDS encoding right-handed parallel beta-helix repeat-containing protein, giving the protein MTQRPPSDSTSPLSSGTQSQAPGPTSPDLTPLVPGDLAGDFRIVSFSGQEGIGGYTVQHYRAEDTRLETGATQEPLQLRRILPPPPTTRTEAEWLAAVQERAQAGERRLFADALAAWSDAQASFLVLRPREGQSLQQYLAAHPPLPAQDGELLARGLLGVTAGLHGAGLHLPGLTPAQVWLGRDGSVGLHDLWAALGGGSAGAGSVGGDLRHLGELLRGAVQPAAPGTPLARLLDALSAPAGGGLPISAQAALRLLDRPEPAAAAAVAAVPEPASAAPASAPHSASPVPPTSPVPAPPHRPLWPWLLPVAGLLLGGILYLGWPQLSQALREKTAAPAAPTTSAASTTQTTRTTGTAPEPGNAAQLMTVPATLNLRPSADASGTPLAAIPGRTLLPVLSQKGEWYKVRYGKLTGWVSGGYVLPVLNRAEVETLTQAAAKGGRVTLARGVYLLNTPLELRWDTELIGQGREQTYLLGGSGESVLSSRDVRLTLQTLTVAWNGRTPGQAVRVERGTFVGQDIWLTGGVPDGAQQARGSGLWLQSGAQAQISGSLFSRNAIGISVEGSRLDLRDSQLGNNRFAGAVFSGQASGEMRGNLLDSNAEDGVVITGSASPTLADNHIKGSGQRGVSIGGAAAPTLQNNRIEGGQYSVSVGGQATPQLRGNALSSAAESGILYRAQAAGTAEKNTVTGSQTGIRIDESAAPTLRGNQLLQVRGEGLSYSSAAGGQASENVVEGAGSSGIALAGQASPLLEGNRISGGHQSGIVVQGQSQAQLRRNTVQGQAQHGVVITGEAAPVLEQNALLDNGGYGLVFKEVAGGSGERNLCRNNRAGPAKVQLYPSVFGPLFGRDGCMDGVTWPAPPAPTEPQNPATSTPPTAPAATPAPAVPVAPESAPAPSTVPAAAPTPSGEPSSASPATGSAASGSPGGASPASNLPADAQTPTSAPINAAPTDAAP; this is encoded by the coding sequence ATGACGCAGCGCCCCCCTTCCGACTCCACCTCCCCCCTGTCCTCAGGCACGCAGTCACAGGCTCCCGGCCCGACCTCGCCGGACCTGACCCCACTGGTGCCCGGTGACCTGGCCGGAGACTTCCGGATCGTGTCCTTCAGCGGCCAGGAAGGAATTGGCGGGTATACCGTGCAGCACTACCGCGCAGAGGACACCCGGCTGGAGACGGGCGCCACGCAGGAGCCGCTGCAGCTGCGGCGCATCCTGCCCCCGCCGCCGACCACCCGCACCGAGGCCGAATGGCTGGCGGCCGTGCAGGAGCGTGCACAAGCGGGTGAGCGCCGGCTCTTTGCCGACGCCCTGGCCGCGTGGAGCGACGCGCAGGCGAGCTTCTTGGTCCTGCGCCCCCGCGAGGGCCAGAGCCTGCAGCAGTATCTGGCCGCTCATCCTCCGCTGCCCGCCCAGGACGGCGAACTGCTGGCCCGTGGGCTGCTGGGCGTGACAGCAGGGCTGCACGGTGCCGGGCTGCACCTACCGGGGCTGACCCCCGCGCAGGTCTGGCTGGGCCGGGACGGCAGCGTGGGGCTGCACGACCTGTGGGCCGCCCTGGGTGGGGGCTCAGCGGGTGCAGGCTCAGTGGGCGGCGACCTACGCCACTTGGGCGAACTGCTGCGCGGCGCCGTGCAGCCGGCGGCCCCTGGCACCCCGCTGGCCCGGCTGCTGGACGCCCTGAGCGCCCCGGCAGGCGGGGGCCTGCCCATCTCGGCGCAGGCGGCGCTGCGGCTGCTGGACCGGCCCGAACCGGCAGCAGCAGCAGCGGTGGCCGCGGTTCCGGAGCCTGCCTCAGCTGCCCCGGCCTCGGCCCCGCACAGCGCCTCACCAGTCCCACCAACCTCGCCCGTGCCTGCACCGCCCCACCGCCCGCTGTGGCCCTGGCTGCTGCCGGTCGCAGGGCTGCTGCTGGGCGGCATCCTCTACCTGGGGTGGCCGCAGCTGAGCCAGGCACTGCGCGAAAAGACGGCGGCGCCTGCGGCTCCGACCACTTCGGCAGCCAGCACCACTCAGACCACCCGCACCACCGGCACCGCTCCCGAGCCTGGAAACGCCGCGCAGCTGATGACCGTGCCGGCCACCCTCAACCTGCGCCCGAGCGCCGACGCCTCGGGCACACCGCTGGCCGCCATTCCTGGCCGAACCCTGCTGCCGGTGCTGTCGCAAAAGGGCGAGTGGTACAAGGTCCGCTACGGCAAGCTCACCGGATGGGTCAGCGGCGGATACGTCCTGCCCGTGCTCAACCGCGCCGAGGTGGAAACCTTGACCCAGGCGGCGGCCAAGGGCGGGCGGGTCACGCTGGCACGCGGGGTCTATCTGCTGAACACTCCTTTGGAACTGCGCTGGGACACCGAGCTGATAGGCCAGGGCCGTGAGCAGACCTACCTGCTGGGCGGCAGCGGCGAGTCGGTCCTCAGCTCGCGGGACGTGCGCCTGACCCTACAGACCCTCACGGTCGCCTGGAACGGCCGCACCCCAGGCCAGGCCGTACGGGTCGAACGCGGCACCTTTGTAGGGCAGGACATCTGGCTGACCGGCGGCGTCCCGGACGGAGCACAGCAGGCGCGCGGCAGCGGTCTATGGCTTCAGTCGGGCGCCCAGGCACAGATCAGCGGCAGCCTCTTTTCGCGCAACGCCATCGGCATCAGCGTGGAGGGCAGCCGTCTGGACCTCCGGGACTCGCAGCTGGGCAACAACCGCTTCGCCGGGGCCGTGTTCAGCGGTCAGGCCAGCGGCGAGATGCGGGGCAACCTGCTGGACAGCAACGCGGAAGACGGCGTGGTCATCACCGGCAGCGCCTCGCCCACGCTGGCGGACAACCACATCAAGGGGAGTGGGCAGCGCGGGGTAAGCATCGGCGGAGCGGCGGCGCCTACCCTGCAGAACAACCGCATCGAGGGCGGCCAGTACAGCGTCAGCGTGGGCGGGCAGGCCACCCCGCAGCTGCGCGGCAATGCCCTGAGCAGCGCGGCCGAAAGCGGCATCCTGTACCGTGCCCAGGCTGCAGGCACTGCCGAAAAGAACACGGTCACCGGCAGCCAGACAGGTATCCGGATAGATGAATCGGCGGCGCCTACGCTGCGCGGCAATCAGCTGCTGCAGGTGCGCGGCGAGGGCCTGAGCTACAGCAGCGCAGCGGGCGGACAGGCCAGCGAGAACGTGGTGGAGGGTGCCGGCAGCAGCGGAATCGCGCTGGCCGGGCAGGCTTCGCCGCTGCTGGAAGGCAACCGCATCAGCGGCGGCCACCAGAGCGGCATTGTGGTGCAGGGCCAGAGCCAGGCCCAGCTGCGGCGCAACACGGTGCAGGGCCAGGCCCAACATGGGGTGGTAATTACGGGCGAAGCGGCCCCGGTTCTGGAGCAGAACGCTCTGCTGGACAACGGCGGCTACGGCCTGGTCTTCAAGGAAGTGGCAGGCGGCAGCGGTGAGCGCAACCTCTGCCGCAACAACCGCGCCGGCCCGGCAAAGGTGCAGCTGTATCCCTCCGTCTTCGGGCCGCTGTTCGGCCGCGACGGGTGCATGGACGGCGTCACCTGGCCTGCGCCCCCGGCCCCCACTGAACCCCAGAACCCAGCCACCAGCACTCCCCCCACTGCGCCCGCAGCAACACCGGCACCCGCCGTGCCGGTAGCGCCCGAGTCTGCACCTGCCCCTTCCACCGTTCCTGCGGCAGCCCCCACGCCTAGTGGCGAACCCTCTTCTGCGTCACCTGCCACCGGCAGCGCAGCCAGCGGCTCTCCTGGCGGTGCGTCTCCTGCCAGCAACCTGCCCGCCGACGCGCAGACGCCGACCTCAGCACCGATCAACGCTGCGCCAACCGACGCTGCACCCTGA
- the trpB gene encoding tryptophan synthase subunit beta, with amino-acid sequence MTTQTSPASAPSPGGQPRLPAYFGEFGGQFVPEILLPALDQLEAEFIAAQQDPDFQAEFRALLKDYLGRPTPLTECRHLPLEGAARIFLKREDLLHGGAHKTNQVLGQALLAKRMGKKRVIAETGAGQHGTATALACALMGLDCTVYMGAKDVARQQPNVFRMELMGARVVPVDAGSGTLKDAVNEALRDWTASYDTTHYLLGTAAGPHPFPTIVREFHRMISEEAKAQMLERIGRLPDEVIACVGGGSNAIGMFADFIDEPGVRLTGVEPAGEGLDSGRHGAPIYGGKVGILHGSRTFVMRTAEGQVEESHSVSAGLDYPGVGPQHAYLQASGRAQYVGITDAEALEAFGLLSRHEGIIPALESAHALAYALKVAKDAPAGTALLVNLSGRGDKDIDHVQTLLPRAEGVSAASRLAGAPATAGGGA; translated from the coding sequence ATGACCACCCAGACTTCACCTGCCTCTGCTCCCTCGCCCGGCGGCCAGCCACGCCTGCCGGCCTACTTCGGCGAGTTCGGCGGCCAGTTCGTGCCCGAAATCCTGCTGCCCGCGCTGGACCAGCTGGAGGCCGAATTCATCGCCGCGCAGCAAGACCCCGACTTCCAGGCCGAATTCCGCGCCCTGCTCAAAGACTACCTGGGCCGCCCCACCCCGCTGACCGAGTGCCGGCACCTGCCGCTGGAGGGCGCGGCGCGCATTTTTCTCAAGCGGGAAGACCTGCTGCACGGCGGCGCCCACAAGACCAATCAGGTGCTGGGCCAGGCCCTGCTCGCCAAGCGGATGGGCAAAAAGCGCGTGATTGCCGAAACCGGCGCCGGGCAGCACGGCACCGCCACGGCCCTGGCCTGCGCCCTGATGGGCCTGGACTGCACGGTCTACATGGGCGCCAAAGACGTGGCCCGCCAGCAACCCAACGTGTTCCGCATGGAGCTGATGGGCGCGCGGGTCGTGCCGGTGGACGCGGGCAGCGGCACCCTCAAGGACGCCGTGAACGAGGCGCTGCGCGACTGGACCGCCTCGTACGACACCACCCATTACCTGCTGGGCACCGCCGCCGGGCCGCACCCCTTTCCCACCATCGTGCGCGAGTTTCACCGCATGATTTCCGAGGAAGCCAAGGCACAGATGCTGGAGCGCATCGGCCGGCTGCCAGACGAGGTGATTGCCTGCGTGGGCGGCGGCTCCAACGCCATCGGCATGTTCGCGGACTTTATCGACGAGCCGGGCGTGCGGCTGACTGGGGTGGAACCGGCCGGGGAAGGGCTGGACAGTGGCCGCCACGGCGCTCCCATCTACGGCGGCAAGGTGGGCATCCTGCACGGCTCGCGCACCTTCGTGATGCGGACCGCCGAGGGGCAGGTGGAAGAATCGCACTCGGTGTCGGCGGGGCTGGATTATCCCGGTGTGGGGCCGCAGCACGCCTACTTGCAGGCCTCGGGCCGGGCGCAGTACGTGGGCATCACCGACGCCGAGGCGCTGGAAGCCTTCGGGCTGCTCAGCCGGCACGAGGGCATCATCCCCGCGCTGGAATCGGCGCACGCGCTGGCCTATGCGCTCAAGGTCGCCAAAGACGCGCCGGCAGGCACCGCGCTGCTGGTGAACCTGTCGGGCCGGGGCGATAAGGACATTGACCATGTGCAGACATTGCTCCCGCGAGCGGAGGGAGTCTCGGCGGCAAGCCGCCTTGCCGGTGCACCTGCCACAGCGGGAGGCGGGGCATGA